A single genomic interval of bacterium harbors:
- a CDS encoding alpha/beta hydrolase gives MPGTVRIEVLTSEVLQNNPLNDPHQRKLVVYLPPSYMTDPSRRFPVIYLLSGFMGYGTMMLSPQAWGYAIDERCDKLIAEHAMEECIVVMPDCFTRWGGAQYMNSPATGNYEDYIIREIIPYIDRTFSTQTERNHRGIMGKSSGGFGALRLAVNYPELFSAFFCSAGDMYFEYGYKPDIPKTYNALYKTGGLDGFLKKFFEAPKKSGEQITAINIIAMAAAYSPQASEPYGIELPFDLQTGALKETVWQRWLAHDPVFCVDQKAWRENLSKINHVFLDCGARDEYHLHIGARIFTDKLRNYSIPHWYEEFDDGHMGTSYRYDVSLSKLSRSIA, from the coding sequence ATGCCCGGCACCGTACGCATTGAAGTTTTGACAAGCGAAGTTTTGCAAAACAACCCGCTCAATGATCCGCACCAGCGCAAATTGGTCGTGTATTTGCCGCCTTCCTATATGACAGACCCCAGCCGGCGGTTCCCGGTTATTTACCTCTTGAGCGGATTTATGGGCTACGGTACGATGATGCTGTCACCGCAAGCCTGGGGTTATGCGATAGACGAACGTTGTGATAAACTCATCGCCGAACACGCGATGGAAGAATGCATCGTCGTCATGCCGGATTGTTTTACCCGTTGGGGCGGTGCGCAGTATATGAATTCGCCCGCCACCGGCAATTATGAAGATTATATCATTCGCGAAATCATCCCGTACATAGATCGTACATTTAGCACACAGACCGAGCGAAATCACCGGGGTATCATGGGCAAATCCAGCGGCGGATTTGGTGCGCTACGTCTTGCCGTAAACTACCCGGAATTATTTTCCGCTTTTTTTTGCAGCGCCGGCGATATGTATTTCGAATACGGATACAAACCCGATATTCCCAAAACCTACAATGCACTGTATAAAACCGGTGGCCTGGACGGATTTTTAAAAAAATTTTTTGAAGCCCCAAAAAAATCCGGCGAACAGATCACGGCTATCAATATCATCGCCATGGCGGCGGCTTATTCGCCGCAAGCATCCGAACCTTACGGTATCGAATTGCCTTTTGATCTGCAAACCGGCGCGCTCAAAGAGACCGTATGGCAACGCTGGCTCGCCCACGATCCGGTTTTTTGCGTGGATCAAAAAGCCTGGCGCGAGAATCTTTCTAAGATCAATCATGTTTTTTTAGATTGTGGTGCCCGTGATGAATACCATCTTCACATCGGTGCGCGTATATTTACGGATAAACTTCGTAACTATAGTATCCCGCATTGGTATGAAGAATTTGACGACGGCCACATGGGTACAAGTTATCGTTATGACGTATCACTTTCCAAATTAAGCCGGAGTATTGCATGA
- a CDS encoding carboxymuconolactone decarboxylase family protein, producing MPRVTKKNTPKRAIPKRFQRFLKEYPEVGKAYSALSHAVQDAGPLNEKTRTLIKIGISAGSRQEGALHSHVRKALDAGATPEEIRHTILQCLPTIGFPGMMAAMSWADDILNG from the coding sequence ATGCCACGCGTTACAAAAAAGAATACACCAAAACGTGCTATCCCAAAACGTTTCCAGCGTTTTCTGAAGGAGTATCCCGAAGTCGGTAAAGCCTATTCGGCATTGAGTCATGCCGTACAAGATGCCGGCCCGCTAAATGAAAAAACCCGAACGTTGATCAAGATCGGTATTTCTGCTGGTTCGCGTCAGGAAGGAGCGCTCCATTCCCATGTACGCAAAGCGCTTGATGCAGGCGCTACGCCGGAAGAAATTCGCCACACCATTCTCCAATGCCTTCCTACCATCGGTTTTCCAGGCATGATGGCCGCCATGAGCTGGGCGGATGATATTTTGAACGGATAA
- a CDS encoding pyridoxamine 5'-phosphate oxidase family protein: MHHSTFSPDREFLVTDEDTLKKLYGTPSEASLAKETDYIHPHYRRFIEVSPFFVLATSGPDGPDASPRGDKPGFVTVENEKTLLIPDRRGNNRMDSLRNIIHNPSVALFFLIPGIGESLRVNGRAQITVDPAWRSRFEMENKLPATVLIVHVEKVFFQCARAIQRSGLWDPSLHITRDQLPSTGTILEDLSAQRITASEYDRDLYGRQKNTLY, from the coding sequence ATGCATCATTCTACTTTTTCTCCCGATCGCGAATTCCTTGTTACCGACGAGGACACACTAAAAAAATTATACGGCACGCCCAGCGAAGCATCGCTCGCTAAAGAAACCGATTACATTCATCCGCATTATCGCCGATTTATCGAGGTGTCGCCTTTTTTTGTATTAGCGACCTCCGGCCCGGACGGGCCTGATGCGTCACCGCGCGGGGATAAACCGGGTTTTGTGACTGTAGAAAATGAAAAAACACTTTTGATACCGGATCGCCGCGGCAATAATCGCATGGACAGCCTGCGTAATATCATTCACAATCCTTCCGTAGCGCTTTTTTTTCTGATACCGGGTATCGGCGAATCGCTTCGTGTCAACGGGCGCGCACAGATTACCGTCGATCCGGCATGGCGATCACGATTTGAAATGGAAAACAAACTTCCGGCGACCGTTTTAATCGTTCACGTCGAAAAAGTATTTTTCCAATGCGCCCGCGCCATCCAACGTTCCGGCCTGTGGGATCCGTCTTTGCATATCACCCGCGATCAACTCCCCAGCACGGGTACTATTTTGGAAGACTTGAGTGCGCAACGCATTACCGCCTCGGAGTATGACCGGGACTTGTATGGGCGCCAGAAAAATACGTTGTATTAA
- a CDS encoding tetratricopeptide repeat protein, producing MKSLFFIFVFGFSGLVSAQSLPVTLWLDVQIQEPLASDSNAWTARALHRSLAPALDKSSYFKIHPSANGAPEYYDGVIRVVCGYEKNELRFQMTVRDTLHSLQKDFSYKTKPGQLRATHEKMMTDIFSSFNIADKKALETVKKDLQNIRSDEAYTMLQQAFAAWSDTRTADSWIQKALQKEPRASLLYERAGELAAARNEYDAAISYYHKTLELDSARFYIYRKIADVHYDHKNNLKSAKANYFEATHRDPTDAASWLQLGYCAYLEKDYTIARNYANKAVEVWQKKFGKTVYRETATAWNLIGNVAVAERDTAGAREYFEKATNTNPYDIMARKNLARLYEFDRRWDKAVSMYGQVLTLESQDITARLSLANLMYQKKRYVDAARYYVSAVMIKPESENQRENPIQILQWMSANRKDIKPLQTLMDSVDERILDDATDPKKQFELRITSGYVYLYYLQKPTEAIHEFKSAQSLNPRAYRLDYYLGEAYFQVGSYDLALPFLRRYAEHAEDSYTYAKVFLLLAKTLNKLKRYEEAQIEIIKSIRVYPNAESYYVQGIAFRGTQNNEEAVRAFERAVKVFPNYTQAHYELGRAHMALRKYDKALPELQKAVELDSSNYQYRQTLARWYSTLERWEEADATLAATERRMLSAGVKDPTVYEDWGEQYFQQKKYDVASQKYTLAYGADTTTIQACFRLASIAASQHDGTSALRWLSRAFRNRFVDFNALLKDKNFNALRQTPEYVELVGTYERAYNEEVQKKINLTR from the coding sequence ATGAAATCATTGTTTTTTATTTTTGTTTTTGGCTTTTCCGGCTTGGTATCCGCGCAATCACTGCCGGTAACATTGTGGCTGGATGTACAAATCCAAGAACCGCTCGCATCCGACTCCAATGCATGGACGGCACGGGCGCTCCACCGTTCTCTGGCACCCGCCTTGGATAAATCCTCTTATTTCAAAATCCATCCGTCCGCAAACGGAGCACCCGAATATTATGACGGCGTCATCCGTGTCGTGTGCGGTTATGAAAAAAATGAACTTCGCTTTCAGATGACCGTGCGCGATACACTGCATAGCCTTCAAAAAGATTTTTCATATAAAACCAAACCGGGACAACTTCGTGCGACGCATGAAAAAATGATGACCGATATTTTTTCATCCTTTAATATCGCCGATAAAAAAGCCCTCGAAACGGTAAAAAAAGATTTACAAAATATTCGCTCCGATGAAGCGTACACGATGCTTCAGCAAGCGTTTGCCGCATGGTCGGATACGCGAACCGCAGACAGCTGGATACAAAAAGCGTTACAAAAGGAACCGCGCGCTTCGCTCTTGTACGAACGCGCCGGTGAATTGGCCGCGGCGCGCAACGAATACGATGCCGCCATTAGTTATTATCACAAAACTCTCGAGCTGGATTCGGCGCGCTTTTATATCTATCGAAAAATAGCGGATGTGCACTACGATCATAAAAACAATCTCAAGTCGGCAAAGGCTAATTATTTTGAAGCCACGCACCGCGATCCGACAGACGCTGCAAGTTGGTTACAATTGGGTTACTGCGCTTATCTGGAAAAAGATTATACGATTGCACGTAACTACGCCAATAAAGCCGTCGAAGTATGGCAGAAAAAATTCGGTAAAACCGTTTACCGGGAAACCGCTACGGCATGGAATCTGATCGGTAATGTCGCGGTCGCCGAACGTGATACAGCCGGTGCGCGCGAATATTTCGAAAAAGCAACGAACACCAATCCGTATGATATCATGGCGCGCAAAAACCTGGCGCGTTTATACGAATTTGACCGCCGCTGGGACAAAGCCGTATCCATGTACGGTCAGGTATTAACTCTGGAATCGCAAGACATCACCGCGCGATTATCCTTGGCCAATCTCATGTATCAGAAAAAACGGTATGTTGACGCCGCACGGTATTATGTCAGTGCCGTGATGATAAAACCCGAGTCAGAAAACCAACGTGAGAATCCGATACAAATCCTGCAGTGGATGTCCGCCAACCGCAAAGACATCAAACCTCTGCAAACACTGATGGATTCCGTAGATGAACGCATTCTTGACGACGCCACCGATCCCAAAAAGCAGTTCGAACTGCGCATCACTTCCGGTTATGTATATTTGTATTATTTGCAAAAACCCACCGAAGCCATCCATGAATTCAAATCCGCGCAATCGTTGAACCCGCGCGCATACCGGTTGGACTACTACCTCGGTGAAGCCTATTTTCAGGTCGGCTCGTATGATCTTGCATTACCTTTCCTGCGCCGCTATGCCGAGCATGCCGAAGACAGCTATACCTACGCCAAAGTATTTTTGCTGCTCGCCAAAACGCTTAACAAGCTCAAGCGGTACGAAGAAGCGCAAATCGAAATCATCAAAAGCATTCGTGTATACCCCAATGCCGAATCGTATTACGTTCAAGGTATCGCGTTTCGCGGCACACAAAACAACGAAGAAGCTGTTCGCGCATTTGAACGGGCCGTCAAAGTATTTCCCAACTACACACAGGCGCATTACGAATTAGGCCGCGCCCACATGGCGCTTCGCAAATACGACAAAGCGCTCCCGGAGCTACAAAAAGCGGTCGAACTGGATTCGTCCAACTATCAGTACCGCCAGACTCTCGCACGCTGGTACAGCACGCTCGAGCGATGGGAAGAGGCCGATGCGACGCTGGCTGCGACGGAGCGACGAATGTTAAGCGCCGGTGTCAAAGACCCCACGGTGTATGAAGATTGGGGCGAGCAGTATTTTCAGCAAAAGAAATACGATGTTGCCTCGCAAAAATATACTCTCGCCTACGGCGCCGATACGACGACGATCCAGGCTTGTTTTCGATTGGCCAGTATCGCCGCATCCCAGCATGACGGCACGTCCGCCCTGCGATGGCTGAGTCGTGCTTTCAGAAATCGTTTTGTGGACTTTAACGCGTTGCTCAAGGATAAAAACTTTAACGCCTTGCGTCAGACTCCCGAATATGTCGAACTGGTCGGCACCTATGAACGCGCTTACAACGAAGAAGTACAGAAAAAAATAAATTTGACCCGATAG
- a CDS encoding RDD family protein — MNTEPHIESHLIVETPENIFLEFELAGLGSRFLAYLIDTAMQAIFFIILVYVLAIAFAFIGGLLHIEEISDGWRNALLAIGIFLLYEGYFIFFETVWRGQTIGKKILRLRVVKDEGYPITFMDAAIRNLMRIADALPTWFYFPSYGLGSAVLIGNPQGKRLGDFAAGTLVIKERTTTGFENFGLLHLNPEMVRGITLPNLNRINDDEYFVLRSFFYRKNAFEPMRRMALAKTIAAHFRTKLNISQDAWPNDIRLLDTMMLLIEEKKR; from the coding sequence ATGAATACGGAACCGCACATCGAATCGCATTTGATCGTCGAAACGCCCGAAAATATTTTTTTGGAGTTCGAATTGGCCGGCCTTGGCTCTCGTTTTTTAGCGTATTTGATTGATACGGCCATGCAGGCGATTTTTTTTATTATTTTGGTTTATGTTTTAGCCATAGCTTTCGCGTTTATCGGCGGCTTGTTACATATCGAAGAAATTTCCGATGGATGGCGCAATGCACTTTTGGCCATCGGTATTTTCTTGCTTTATGAAGGATATTTTATTTTTTTTGAAACCGTCTGGCGCGGACAGACGATCGGAAAAAAAATCCTCCGCCTCCGCGTCGTCAAAGATGAAGGATACCCGATCACTTTCATGGATGCAGCTATTCGCAATCTGATGCGCATCGCCGATGCTTTGCCCACATGGTTTTATTTTCCCAGTTACGGGCTCGGCAGCGCGGTTTTGATCGGTAATCCGCAAGGTAAACGGCTTGGCGATTTTGCCGCCGGAACATTGGTGATCAAAGAACGTACAACGACCGGATTTGAAAACTTCGGGTTGCTGCATCTCAATCCCGAAATGGTTCGGGGTATCACGCTGCCCAATCTGAACCGGATCAACGATGATGAGTATTTTGTGCTGCGCTCTTTTTTTTACAGAAAAAACGCATTCGAACCGATGCGTCGAATGGCGCTCGCCAAAACAATTGCGGCACATTTTCGTACAAAACTGAATATTTCCCAAGATGCCTGGCCCAACGATATCCGGCTTTTGGATACGATGATGTTATTAATCGAAGAAAAAAAACGATAG
- the mazG gene encoding nucleoside triphosphate pyrophosphohydrolase produces MRELRAKCPWDKEQTHASLRQYLLEEAYETLEALDENNYTELRKEMGDLMLQILFHSRIASENNHFDLVDVLRTINDKLIRRHPHVFGDIEAKTADKVLENWEQIKLKEAGRTSVLDGVPKVLPALVRAYRVQEKASRVGFDWGHVDEVWKKVHEEVKELEEAARSGQLQKMEDELGDVLFSVVNLARFMPINPEDALRGTIEKFTRRFQYVERKYAENQKDMKTATLEEMDQYWDEAKRLGY; encoded by the coding sequence ATGCGTGAGTTGCGTGCCAAATGCCCTTGGGATAAAGAACAAACGCACGCCTCACTGCGACAGTACCTTTTGGAAGAAGCCTACGAGACCCTCGAAGCCTTAGATGAAAATAATTATACCGAGCTGCGCAAAGAAATGGGCGATCTCATGCTGCAAATTCTTTTTCATTCGCGCATTGCCTCCGAAAACAATCATTTCGATCTGGTGGATGTATTGCGAACCATCAACGATAAACTGATTCGCCGCCATCCGCACGTATTCGGTGACATCGAAGCCAAAACCGCCGATAAAGTGCTGGAGAATTGGGAACAGATCAAACTCAAAGAAGCCGGCCGCACCTCGGTATTGGACGGTGTGCCCAAAGTTTTACCCGCACTGGTACGGGCGTATCGCGTACAGGAAAAAGCCTCACGTGTCGGTTTTGACTGGGGTCACGTGGACGAAGTATGGAAAAAAGTACACGAAGAAGTAAAAGAATTAGAAGAAGCCGCACGATCCGGACAACTTCAAAAAATGGAAGATGAGCTCGGTGACGTACTTTTTTCCGTCGTTAATCTCGCACGTTTTATGCCCATCAATCCCGAAGATGCGCTCCGCGGTACGATCGAAAAATTTACCCGCCGTTTTCAATATGTCGAACGGAAGTATGCCGAAAATCAAAAGGATATGAAAACCGCTACGCTCGAAGAAATGGACCAATATTGGGATGAAGCGAAACGACTCGGCTACTGA
- the nrfD gene encoding polysulfide reductase NrfD, with protein sequence MEHLVTPDLPHQAGKITDDIRPVIARSFIRDAFDSITRGRPGYHIWMGILTFFMLAGAYAYSVQLSEGLAVTGMNDRVSWGFYISNFTFLVGVAAAAVMLVLPTYILKDVDFSKAVLIGEGLAVSALIMCLAFVTVDLGGPGRAWHLIPGIGRFNWPSSMLTWDVLVLNGYLFLNLTIPFYILMCHYQGKHPNPKVYVPGVIISVFWAFCIHLVTAFLYAGLPARPFWNSSLLGPRFLASAFAAGPALIIIVLSVIRRYTTYKVENVTLGKIALIVTVAAQINLIMLGSELFKEFYKPTHHSESAVYLFFGLHGFGALKPWIWTAIGLNLIATAILTLNPLRSNHKWLLPACALLFLSIWIEKGMGLIIPGFIPGPWGKIVEYAPTWVEIFVALGIWAMGMFIFTLLVKIAIPIETGVLRYQPAKPSQTKN encoded by the coding sequence ATGGAACATCTTGTTACGCCTGATCTGCCGCATCAAGCGGGAAAAATAACCGATGACATCCGTCCCGTCATCGCGCGTTCGTTTATTCGCGACGCGTTTGACAGCATCACACGCGGGAGGCCCGGTTATCATATCTGGATGGGCATACTGACATTTTTTATGTTGGCCGGCGCCTATGCTTACTCCGTGCAGTTAAGCGAAGGCTTGGCCGTCACGGGTATGAACGATCGCGTGAGTTGGGGTTTTTATATTTCCAATTTCACCTTTCTTGTCGGTGTGGCGGCGGCCGCGGTGATGCTGGTGTTACCGACGTACATTCTCAAGGATGTTGATTTTTCTAAAGCCGTCCTGATCGGTGAAGGTCTCGCCGTTTCGGCGCTGATCATGTGTCTTGCTTTTGTGACAGTTGACCTCGGCGGCCCGGGTCGTGCATGGCACTTGATCCCCGGCATCGGTCGCTTCAACTGGCCAAGCTCAATGCTTACGTGGGACGTACTTGTACTCAACGGTTATTTATTTCTCAATCTTACAATCCCGTTTTACATTCTGATGTGCCATTATCAGGGAAAGCATCCCAATCCCAAAGTTTATGTACCCGGTGTCATTATCAGCGTATTCTGGGCGTTCTGTATTCACTTAGTTACGGCATTTCTGTACGCCGGTTTGCCGGCGCGACCGTTTTGGAATTCATCGCTTTTAGGTCCGCGATTTTTGGCGTCGGCTTTTGCGGCCGGTCCGGCGCTAATCATCATTGTTTTATCCGTCATTCGCCGCTATACGACATATAAGGTTGAAAATGTAACACTGGGAAAAATAGCACTGATCGTAACCGTCGCCGCACAAATCAATTTGATCATGCTCGGTTCCGAACTTTTTAAGGAATTTTACAAACCGACGCATCACAGCGAAAGCGCCGTCTATCTGTTCTTCGGATTACATGGTTTCGGTGCGCTAAAGCCGTGGATATGGACAGCCATCGGATTAAATCTTATTGCTACCGCCATTCTTACACTGAATCCGTTACGCAGTAATCACAAATGGCTTTTGCCCGCATGCGCTTTGCTTTTTCTAAGCATCTGGATCGAAAAAGGAATGGGTTTGATCATTCCGGGATTTATTCCCGGACCGTGGGGTAAAATCGTCGAATATGCTCCGACGTGGGTTGAAATTTTCGTCGCGCTCGGTATTTGGGCGATGGGCATGTTTATTTTTACATTGCTCGTCAAGATCGCTATTCCCATCGAAACCGGTGTTCTGCGATATCAGCCTGCGAAACCTTCACAAACCAAAAATTAA
- a CDS encoding M14 family metallopeptidase: protein MNQLVLRLLMLSVVLLGACAPKSARVEEWLTYYEKSNHLETPRYDETVAYLQRLEQASPWINLTYFGVSPQGRMNPLVIVDKDRRFNPQAARQSGKNVLLIQAGIHAGEIDGKDAGMMLIRDLVIFKKNPELLDHTVILFMPFFNVDGHERFGPYNRINQNGPKEMGWRTTAQNLNLNRDYMKADAPEMRDWLKLFQAWKPDILLDCHVTDGADYRHAVTYAIDQSQNLAPSVRSFTKDIYMPELKNAMAQSGFPMSPYVNLVEERDIAQGLIGGNSPPRFSTGYAALQNRIGFLIETHMFKDYKTRVDGTYNIILHTLETMHRHAPELRQTMLDGDASAERMTGSYLPITFRWSKADTIDFLGYNFRMEKSAVTGESFVYWENVPIDYRLPFYDQVSTTDSALVPYAFIVPQQWTSVLERLEAHGIVTEKLDRDRDIKVISYRFSNAKWSENPFEGRLSINYKTSESEETRRFKAGDRIVKLNQRTARVIMHLLEPRAPDALVQWGFFNAIFEQKEYGETYKLELLARDMLAKDSTLRAEFEKRVKEDKNFTGYNRLNWFYERSPWWDKNVNLYPVGKILTAEDISGF from the coding sequence ATGAATCAACTTGTCCTGCGACTTCTTATGTTATCGGTAGTACTCCTTGGCGCATGTGCACCCAAGTCGGCGCGCGTGGAAGAATGGCTGACGTATTACGAAAAATCCAATCACCTCGAAACCCCGCGTTATGACGAAACCGTCGCTTACCTTCAGCGCCTTGAGCAGGCCTCGCCTTGGATCAATCTGACGTACTTCGGCGTCAGCCCGCAAGGCCGTATGAACCCGCTTGTCATCGTGGATAAGGATCGCCGTTTCAATCCCCAGGCGGCCCGCCAAAGCGGAAAGAATGTACTTTTGATTCAAGCCGGCATTCATGCCGGTGAAATAGACGGTAAAGATGCCGGAATGATGCTGATTCGTGATCTCGTGATTTTTAAGAAAAATCCGGAACTGCTGGATCATACCGTGATTTTATTTATGCCTTTTTTCAATGTTGACGGGCACGAGCGTTTTGGTCCGTACAACCGAATCAATCAGAACGGCCCCAAAGAAATGGGTTGGCGTACCACTGCGCAAAATCTGAACCTTAACCGCGATTACATGAAAGCCGATGCACCCGAAATGCGCGACTGGCTCAAACTGTTTCAGGCGTGGAAACCCGATATCTTATTGGATTGCCATGTCACCGACGGCGCCGATTATCGGCATGCGGTGACGTATGCTATCGATCAGTCGCAAAATCTCGCTCCGTCAGTGCGGTCGTTTACAAAAGACATCTATATGCCTGAATTGAAAAACGCCATGGCGCAATCCGGTTTTCCGATGTCACCGTATGTCAACCTCGTCGAAGAGCGCGATATCGCCCAAGGTTTGATCGGTGGCAATTCCCCGCCGCGATTTTCGACCGGTTATGCCGCTCTGCAAAACCGTATCGGTTTTTTGATCGAAACGCATATGTTCAAAGATTACAAAACCCGCGTGGACGGCACGTACAATATCATCCTGCACACCCTTGAGACCATGCATCGTCATGCACCCGAACTCAGACAAACCATGTTGGATGGAGATGCCTCGGCGGAACGCATGACCGGATCTTATTTACCGATTACTTTCCGTTGGTCCAAAGCGGATACGATTGATTTTCTCGGATACAATTTCCGCATGGAAAAAAGCGCCGTGACGGGCGAATCGTTTGTGTATTGGGAAAACGTGCCTATTGATTACCGCTTACCTTTTTATGATCAGGTATCAACTACCGATTCTGCATTGGTACCGTATGCATTCATCGTTCCCCAGCAGTGGACATCCGTATTGGAAAGACTGGAAGCGCACGGGATCGTAACGGAAAAACTGGACAGAGACCGCGATATCAAAGTGATCTCATACCGATTTTCCAATGCAAAATGGTCTGAAAATCCGTTTGAAGGCCGTTTGTCGATAAATTATAAAACCTCCGAATCCGAAGAAACACGCCGCTTCAAAGCCGGTGACCGGATTGTGAAACTCAATCAACGCACGGCACGTGTGATCATGCATTTGCTCGAGCCACGCGCTCCTGATGCCTTAGTCCAATGGGGATTTTTTAATGCGATCTTCGAACAAAAAGAATACGGCGAAACCTATAAACTGGAACTGCTGGCGCGCGATATGCTGGCCAAAGACAGCACGCTGCGCGCAGAGTTTGAAAAACGCGTCAAAGAGGATAAAAACTTTACCGGATATAATCGGCTCAATTGGTTTTATGAACGCTCACCATGGTGGGATAAAAATGTAAATCTGTATCCGGTGGGTAAAATATTAACCGCCGAGGATATTTCCGGATTTTAA